One region of Nothobranchius furzeri strain GRZ-AD chromosome 16, NfurGRZ-RIMD1, whole genome shotgun sequence genomic DNA includes:
- the zgc:172121 gene encoding uncharacterized protein zgc:172121 isoform X1, with the protein MGSAARLRQFIHDNRPVILDGGLATELEAQGAKLQGDPLWSARLLHTNPQAIKDAHYRFLLSGADVITTATYQASIQGFVCHLNVSSDCARELLMSGVNLAKETAESFASGERHPLVAGSVGPYGAFLHNGSEYTGAYAEEMSVEELKSWHRPQVDGLAAAGADLIAFETIPSIKEAEAVVELLREFPNSNAWLSLSCKDEKHVSDGSLFSEAVQVACRSSQLLAVGVNCCPPAVVEPLLDSARSLLSPDKSWVVYPNSGETWHTERGWQTSGDVPGWTPDLSLTWVKQGVALIGGCCRVGPAQIAVLRQQLKGT; encoded by the exons ATGGGTTCTGCTGCTCGTCTTAGACAGTTCATACACGATAACAGGCCGGTGATCCTGGATGGAGGACTAGCTACTGAACTGGAAGCACAAGGAGCCAAACTTCAG ggagatCCTCTGTGGAGCGCCAGGCTTCTGCACACCAATCCTCAGGCCATTAAAGATGCTCATTACAG GTTTCTCCTCAGCGGTGCTGATGTCATCACAACAGCCACATACCAGGCGAGCATCCAGGGATTTGTCTGCCACCTGAATGTGAGCTCCGACTGTGCCAGAGAGCTGCTGATGTCAGGAGTTAATCTGGCTAAAGAAACAGCTGAGAGTTTTGCTTCTG GAGAGAGGCATCCTTTAGTAGCAGGTTCTGTTGGACCGTATGGGGCCTTTCTTCACAATGGCTCAGAGTACACTGGAGCTTATGCAGAGGAGATGAGTGTTGAA GAGCTTAAATCGTGGCATCGACCGCAGGTCGACGGTTTAGCTGCAGCCGGAGCTGATCTCATCGCCTTTGAGACAATCCCGAGCATCAAAGAGGCAGAGGCTGTGGTGGAGCTGCTGAGAGAGTTCCCAAACTCTAACGCCTGGCTCTCTTTGTCCTGTAAG GATGAGAAGCACGTGTCAGACGGCAGCCTATTCTCAGAGGCCGTGCAGGTCGCCTGCAGGTCGTCTCAGCTGCTTGCTGTAGGAGTCAACTGCTGTCCTCCAGCGGTGGTGGAACCACTGCTGGACTCTGCTAGATCCCTGCTGAGCCCGGATAAGAGCTGGGTAGTGTACCCCAACAGCGGGGAGACGTGGCACACTGAAAGGGG GTGGCAAACATCTGGAGATGTTCCAGGATGGACACCTGATCTGAGTCTTACCTGGGTGAAGCAGGGTGTCGCTCTGATAG GTGGATGCTGCCGTGTTGGTCCTGCTCAAATTGCTGTGTTAAGACAACAGTTAAAAGGAACCTGa
- the zgc:172121 gene encoding homocysteine S-methyltransferase YbgG isoform X2, translating into MEEMGDPLWSARLLHTNPQAIKDAHYRFLLSGADVITTATYQASIQGFVCHLNVSSDCARELLMSGVNLAKETAESFASGERHPLVAGSVGPYGAFLHNGSEYTGAYAEEMSVEELKSWHRPQVDGLAAAGADLIAFETIPSIKEAEAVVELLREFPNSNAWLSLSCKDEKHVSDGSLFSEAVQVACRSSQLLAVGVNCCPPAVVEPLLDSARSLLSPDKSWVVYPNSGETWHTERGWQTSGDVPGWTPDLSLTWVKQGVALIGGCCRVGPAQIAVLRQQLKGT; encoded by the exons atggaagagatg ggagatCCTCTGTGGAGCGCCAGGCTTCTGCACACCAATCCTCAGGCCATTAAAGATGCTCATTACAG GTTTCTCCTCAGCGGTGCTGATGTCATCACAACAGCCACATACCAGGCGAGCATCCAGGGATTTGTCTGCCACCTGAATGTGAGCTCCGACTGTGCCAGAGAGCTGCTGATGTCAGGAGTTAATCTGGCTAAAGAAACAGCTGAGAGTTTTGCTTCTG GAGAGAGGCATCCTTTAGTAGCAGGTTCTGTTGGACCGTATGGGGCCTTTCTTCACAATGGCTCAGAGTACACTGGAGCTTATGCAGAGGAGATGAGTGTTGAA GAGCTTAAATCGTGGCATCGACCGCAGGTCGACGGTTTAGCTGCAGCCGGAGCTGATCTCATCGCCTTTGAGACAATCCCGAGCATCAAAGAGGCAGAGGCTGTGGTGGAGCTGCTGAGAGAGTTCCCAAACTCTAACGCCTGGCTCTCTTTGTCCTGTAAG GATGAGAAGCACGTGTCAGACGGCAGCCTATTCTCAGAGGCCGTGCAGGTCGCCTGCAGGTCGTCTCAGCTGCTTGCTGTAGGAGTCAACTGCTGTCCTCCAGCGGTGGTGGAACCACTGCTGGACTCTGCTAGATCCCTGCTGAGCCCGGATAAGAGCTGGGTAGTGTACCCCAACAGCGGGGAGACGTGGCACACTGAAAGGGG GTGGCAAACATCTGGAGATGTTCCAGGATGGACACCTGATCTGAGTCTTACCTGGGTGAAGCAGGGTGTCGCTCTGATAG GTGGATGCTGCCGTGTTGGTCCTGCTCAAATTGCTGTGTTAAGACAACAGTTAAAAGGAACCTGa
- the LOC107387420 gene encoding basic immunoglobulin-like variable motif-containing protein isoform X1 — MVQSREPAPEKNTGASHLVFIPHRQPALSGPMPNTSEGPNLSGPAEPSGAQMPTDGAHERGLMSSLARDAARLRRASSAELHLQWTCPVTHSREKFYTVCSDYALLNQAASVFCPPKAARNAAPTKQEEGTPLGKSKQPPDFSVSPGGGVGSDGDCDMEEVSSGFTKPLLAWEIDTAEFNAVFTRKTRSCNGKKSSTKKMRPSDRPSRNLLDVPVHASLEDIKQRKVLDLRRWYCISRPQYKTSCGVSSLVSCWNFLYSTLGAGSLPPISQEEALHILGFQPPFEEIKFGPFTGNATLMRWFRQINDHFRVRGCSYILYKPHGKHKTAGETAEGSLMKLTQGLKDESMAYIYHCQNHYFCPVGFEATPLKAAKAYRGALPTNEMEYWILIGEPSRKHPAIHCKKWQDIVTDLNTQNPEYLDIRHTERGLQQRKTKKVGGNLHCIMAFQRVNWQKLGPWALNLENLRHDFHHPGTERAHGSTAEGSEERTPSKRLVHLGRSQSMGSQKDSSCKRLSNATEHRQRSSPDSDLEEDVMD; from the exons ATGGTACAGTCCAGGGAACCTGCTCCTGAGAAAAATACGG GAGCGAGTCACCTCGTCTTCATCCCTCATCGTCAGCCAGCTCTGAGTGGTCCGATGCCGAACACATCCGAAGGACCGAACCTCTCCGGGCCGGCTGAGCCGTCAGGGGCGCAGATGCCCACCGATGGCGCGCATGAGCGCGGGCTGATGAGCTCCCTAGCCCGGGACGCTGCGAGGCTGAGGCGGGCTTCGAGCGCCGAGCTCCACCTGCAGTGGACCTGCCCGGTCACACACTCCCGGGAGAAGTTCTACACGGTCTGCTCAGATTACGCCCTCCTCAACCAGGCTGCATCTGTGTTCTGCCCACCGAAAGCAGCCCGGAACGCGGCCCCGACCAAGCAGGAGGAGGGAACCCCGCTTGGGAAGTCCAAACAGCCGCCTGACTTCAGCGTGAGTCCGGGTGGAGGTGTAGGATCAGACGGGGACTGCGACATGGAGGAGGTCTCATCCGGCTTTACCAAGCCTCTTCTGGCCTGGGAGATTGATACAGCAGAGTTCAACGCTGTATTTACCAGGAAAACAAGAAGCT GCAATGGGAAAAAGAGCAGCACCAAGAAGATGAGGCCTTCAGACAGGCCCAGCCGGAATCTGCTGGATGTCCCTGTTCACGCCTCGCTGGAGGACATCAAACAGAGAAAAGTGTTAGACCTTAGGAGATG GTACTGCATCAGTCGGCCTCAGTACAAGACGTCTTGTGGAGTTTCCTCTCTGGTGTCTTGCTGGAACTTCTTGTACAGCACTCTGGGAGCCGGGAG TCTTCCACCCATCTCGCAGGAGGAAGCTCTGCACATTCTTGGCTTTCAACCACCTTTCGAAGAAATAAAGTTTGGTCCTTTCACTGGCAATGCCACTCTGatgag GTGGTTCAGACAAATCAACGACCATTTCCGAGTGCGAGGCTGCTCTTATATCCTCTACAAACCTCATGGAAAACACAAAACTGCAGGAGAAACGG CTGAAGGGTCTCTGATGAAGCTGACACAAGGGCTGAAGGATGAGTCCATGGCTTACATCTACCACTGTCAGAACCACTACTTCTGCCCGGTGGGCTTTGAGGCAACACCCCTGAAAGCTGCAAAGGCTTACAG AGGTGCTTTACCCACAAATGAGATGGAGTACTGGATCTTAATAGGAGAACCTAGTAGGAAACATCCTGCTATTCACTGTAAAAA GTGGCAGGACATTGTGACCGATCTCAACACGCAAAACCCAGAATACCTGGACATCCGCCACACCGAGCGGGGGCTTCAGCAGCGCAAAACCAAAAAG GTGGGCGGCAACCTGCACTGCATCATGGCCTTTCAGAGGGTCAACTGGCAGAAGCTGGGTCCCTGGGCGCTAAACTTGGAAAACCTGCGACATGACTTTCACCACCCTGGAACAGAGAGGGCCCACGGCAGCACAGCTGAGGGCTCGGAGGAGAGGACGCCGTCCAAGCGTCTGGTCCACCTCGGACGCTCCCAGAGTATGGGGAGTCAGAAGGACAGCAGCTGTAAACGGCTGTCCAACGCTACAGAGCACAGGCAGAGGAGCTCCCCCGACAGCGACCTGGAGGAAGATGTGATGGACTGA
- the LOC107387420 gene encoding basic immunoglobulin-like variable motif-containing protein isoform X2, which translates to MPNTSEGPNLSGPAEPSGAQMPTDGAHERGLMSSLARDAARLRRASSAELHLQWTCPVTHSREKFYTVCSDYALLNQAASVFCPPKAARNAAPTKQEEGTPLGKSKQPPDFSVSPGGGVGSDGDCDMEEVSSGFTKPLLAWEIDTAEFNAVFTRKTRSCNGKKSSTKKMRPSDRPSRNLLDVPVHASLEDIKQRKVLDLRRWYCISRPQYKTSCGVSSLVSCWNFLYSTLGAGSLPPISQEEALHILGFQPPFEEIKFGPFTGNATLMRWFRQINDHFRVRGCSYILYKPHGKHKTAGETAEGSLMKLTQGLKDESMAYIYHCQNHYFCPVGFEATPLKAAKAYRGALPTNEMEYWILIGEPSRKHPAIHCKKWQDIVTDLNTQNPEYLDIRHTERGLQQRKTKKVGGNLHCIMAFQRVNWQKLGPWALNLENLRHDFHHPGTERAHGSTAEGSEERTPSKRLVHLGRSQSMGSQKDSSCKRLSNATEHRQRSSPDSDLEEDVMD; encoded by the exons ATGCCGAACACATCCGAAGGACCGAACCTCTCCGGGCCGGCTGAGCCGTCAGGGGCGCAGATGCCCACCGATGGCGCGCATGAGCGCGGGCTGATGAGCTCCCTAGCCCGGGACGCTGCGAGGCTGAGGCGGGCTTCGAGCGCCGAGCTCCACCTGCAGTGGACCTGCCCGGTCACACACTCCCGGGAGAAGTTCTACACGGTCTGCTCAGATTACGCCCTCCTCAACCAGGCTGCATCTGTGTTCTGCCCACCGAAAGCAGCCCGGAACGCGGCCCCGACCAAGCAGGAGGAGGGAACCCCGCTTGGGAAGTCCAAACAGCCGCCTGACTTCAGCGTGAGTCCGGGTGGAGGTGTAGGATCAGACGGGGACTGCGACATGGAGGAGGTCTCATCCGGCTTTACCAAGCCTCTTCTGGCCTGGGAGATTGATACAGCAGAGTTCAACGCTGTATTTACCAGGAAAACAAGAAGCT GCAATGGGAAAAAGAGCAGCACCAAGAAGATGAGGCCTTCAGACAGGCCCAGCCGGAATCTGCTGGATGTCCCTGTTCACGCCTCGCTGGAGGACATCAAACAGAGAAAAGTGTTAGACCTTAGGAGATG GTACTGCATCAGTCGGCCTCAGTACAAGACGTCTTGTGGAGTTTCCTCTCTGGTGTCTTGCTGGAACTTCTTGTACAGCACTCTGGGAGCCGGGAG TCTTCCACCCATCTCGCAGGAGGAAGCTCTGCACATTCTTGGCTTTCAACCACCTTTCGAAGAAATAAAGTTTGGTCCTTTCACTGGCAATGCCACTCTGatgag GTGGTTCAGACAAATCAACGACCATTTCCGAGTGCGAGGCTGCTCTTATATCCTCTACAAACCTCATGGAAAACACAAAACTGCAGGAGAAACGG CTGAAGGGTCTCTGATGAAGCTGACACAAGGGCTGAAGGATGAGTCCATGGCTTACATCTACCACTGTCAGAACCACTACTTCTGCCCGGTGGGCTTTGAGGCAACACCCCTGAAAGCTGCAAAGGCTTACAG AGGTGCTTTACCCACAAATGAGATGGAGTACTGGATCTTAATAGGAGAACCTAGTAGGAAACATCCTGCTATTCACTGTAAAAA GTGGCAGGACATTGTGACCGATCTCAACACGCAAAACCCAGAATACCTGGACATCCGCCACACCGAGCGGGGGCTTCAGCAGCGCAAAACCAAAAAG GTGGGCGGCAACCTGCACTGCATCATGGCCTTTCAGAGGGTCAACTGGCAGAAGCTGGGTCCCTGGGCGCTAAACTTGGAAAACCTGCGACATGACTTTCACCACCCTGGAACAGAGAGGGCCCACGGCAGCACAGCTGAGGGCTCGGAGGAGAGGACGCCGTCCAAGCGTCTGGTCCACCTCGGACGCTCCCAGAGTATGGGGAGTCAGAAGGACAGCAGCTGTAAACGGCTGTCCAACGCTACAGAGCACAGGCAGAGGAGCTCCCCCGACAGCGACCTGGAGGAAGATGTGATGGACTGA